From Gammaproteobacteria bacterium:
TTCATTACGTGCAGTAGATCCAAACAGTGCCATGCGAGTAATACCAAAGCGGCTCACCAACTCGGGTTTTAGCTTTCTAAGGATTTCGAGAACCTGGTCTCTATTCATGGCAATAATCGGTTTCGGGTTTCAATGGGCTAATTATAACCCCTTGTTTTGCTAGAATCATACAGGGAATATTTCATCGTCTGTTTCTTTCGCGCACCGAGGAATCTAGCAAACGATTTAACCAATCCTGTCACCCTTGATTCGAGGTGCTGAAACAGCGTAACTGCCAGAATATATTGAAATAAAAGGAATACGCAACAAGGGGTTATATGAAATCGAATCCGTCAGAGTGTCGGGTGGGTGCCTGAGGATGCACTTATCAGGTTGTCCAAGTTTTGGGGTTCACTTCTATCCCCCCAAATCCAGTATCATACCTCTAAGCCTCACCGGCCCCGGCAACTGCCTAAAACTTAGACACTTTTACCAAGACCACTAAACACGAAAATAGCCAAGGACCTCATGCAGTTGTTGTTGTCTACAGGAATTTCCATACCAAATTCTACGTGGTCGGTATCTATTCAAATAGCCGGATTCGTATTTGTTTACTGGTTGGGACTGCACACGCAGGCATTGTTGGTCTGGAATTGTGGTTTTGCCTTTGGTTGCCTTTTGGGTAAGTATATGATTATGGAATTTCGACCAAGCAATATAAAAAGGAAGTTAGTTTTTACTATTTAAGAAAAATATGAATTCAGGAAGTCTCAAAAAAATGCAATATTCAGTTCTATTTCTACCATTGGTTCTGCTTGTTTTATCCGCATGTAATATCGAAGTTTCCACACCTTGGAGTTCAAGGGTGTACGCGGATGCAGGCCCAGATCAGAGTGTTCCAGTAAACGCAGTAGTTACTTTGGGTAGGGTCAATAAACCACTAAAGCATTATAGCTATAAGTGGTCAGCGCCAGAATTTGTCGAACTCTCTTCCGTCTCTGAGGCAAACCCAACTTTTGTTGTCCCCGAAGGGCTTGCCAATAACACGAGATTGGAATTTTCTTTGGTGGTGAGTACTACAGAAGGCACATCCAAGCCCGATAAAGTTGTTATTACTGTGATAAATACTTCACCGACAGCAATAATATCGACAAGCAAAAAGATTTTGCTCGGTGATATTTTGAAATTGGATGGAAGTCAAAGTAGCGATGTAAATAGCGATTCATTGAATTTTTACTGGGCCGTCCTTTCCGAACCATTTGGAGAAACCGCTACTATTGAAGACGAACGGGGGGCGACAACTTTGTTGTCAATGAAGGTTCCAGGGATTTATACCGTGCAATTAACCGTCGATGATGGTTATGAACAGAATTCGACTATTTTTGATATTGAGGCGCTGGACTATGGCAAATTTCAAATGGTAGCCATTTCGGGTGGTCAGTTTACGATGGGTGATGAATCAGGAAAAAATTTTTCTTTGGAGCGCCCTCAATTAAATATTTCTGTTGCTCCTTTTCTTCTAAATTCGTTTGAAACCACGTTTGAACTTTACGATAGATATCTAGTATCTAGGGGCATCGACCCAAATGCAATTCCTAGTTTGGAAAATGTGCAGCTCGCTATCAACGGAGAAGCGTACGATGAATGGGGAAGAGGCGCGCGACCAGTCAGCAACGTTTCTTGGCACGACATTCAAGATTTTTTAGCGTGGCTAAATTCTGAGCTTGGTTTTAGTGAGGAAGATCTTTATAGGTATCGTTTGCCTTCTGAATCTGAATGGGAATATGCCGCTAGAGCAGGCTCTACTTCTACATTTAGCAACGGAGATTGCATAGATGAAACATATGCAAACTACAACGGCGGAACTTCATATGAATATGTGAACAGTCTTGGTGAAAATATCTTTTGTGCAGCTACGAGCGTAAGCAACCAAGAAACATTGCCTGTTGGAAGTTTTAAACCAAATGAATTTGGATTGTATGATATGTTCGGAAATGTTGAGGAGTGGGTTCAGGATTGTATGTATAGATATGCTTTTAAAGACACGACGGATAGTAAAGCTATGAATGAATGCGACTCTAATGATGGAGCATACATTGTTCGAGGCGGTGGTGTATTTGGAAATGCAGAAAGGATGAGGCCTGCTTCTAGGTGGTTTCAGAATGGAGATGTAAGAGTGTCTACCTATGGATTTCGGATCGCAAGATCTCTCTAAATACTCCTTTGTTTCTTGTAAGTATGGCAGCGAAGGTGCAGTTTTGAACCCTTTTCGAGTGAAGTGTGGTTACTTAGAAAGAATTTGCGCGGACTCGCTAAATCAGAAAGAGAAATTATGATGGTTCTCAAGAAGGTTTCTCCACTGCGAGAATTCCAGTATCATGTTTGTCTGCTTCGCAGGCCCCGGCAACTGCCTAAAAATTAACCACTTTTACCAACGCCGAATACAACACAAACAGCCAAGGACCCCATGCAGCCTCAGTTTGTCCACCTGCATTTACATACCGAATACTCCATGGTCGATGGCATTGTGCGCGTCAAGCCGCTGATCAAGCGGGTGGCGGAGATGAATATGCCAGCGGTGGTGGTCACCGATCAGTCGAATCTGTTTTGCATGGTTAAGCTGTACAAGACCGCGCAGGGGGCGGGGATCAAGCCGATCATCGGCGTGACCATGTGGATCGAGAATCCGAAAGAAGTCGCTAAGCCGTTTCCCCTGGTGTTGTTGTGTCAGAACAATGAGGGTTATAAAAACCTCACGCGGCTGGTGTCCAAGACCTATCAACATGGCCAACATCTGGGCATGGCCATCCTTGCACGCGAGTGGTTGACGGCGGAATCCGCAAAGGGTTTGATCGCTTTGTCGAACGGTGACCGCAAACGGTGGTGCCGGGGGCGATGCGCAGCCCAACAGTGGTGCTGTCGGTGGTGCAGGAGTAACCGCCGTGTTAGCAGCCGCGGAAACCAGTCGACCATGGTGTCAATAGTTGACATTGTAATGGCTAAATTTTAGGCTCACGTGTCTAATCCTAGACCCGGCTATGCCCAACAATTTCGCCGTCACTCTGTATTAATCAACGAGGATATATGAAAAGAAGAATCGTAACCTTTATTTTGGTCTTACTTCCATGTGTGCAGGTGGGTATTGCGAAGGCGGGTGTGTCGCTAAAAATTGCAGTAAACGAGGCACCACTATTGGAATTTACCGCGTTGAACAATTATTCCCTTCTTCTAGGTCCGCGCTATGAAATAAATCGAAGTACAGGCCCATTTGAAGATTTTTCCCTATGGAGCCTTCTAGTGGGCGGTAGATACAATTTTGAACGTGTTGAACAAAGCCAGCTATTTGCAGAGATAACCGCTTTCGGTTTTTGGCTAAAAAATGAGGAGAACACTGAAAGAAAAATTGCGGACAATCTCATCTATGTCCCTAGCATTGGTCTTCGACACTATCTTGGTGACAAGGTGAGTATTGAAGGAAAAATAGGAGCCTATGTACGGTTTTCAGAAAGCAGTGTCACGGGTGTTAAATTTGTCCGTTCGGGAATTCCGGTTTCTAATATCTATATGAATTATCATTTTTGACCACGTCTCTTTCTTTGCTTCCTTAGAACTTGAGATAGGTGTGACGATGGTGAAAAAATTCAACAAACGTAACTATTTTGTCCATCCGAGCGGCGAATTCATTAAATTCATAATCAATATATTATTTTCTATTTAGTGTAAGATTCATACTCTTTCGCAAGCTTCCTTATAATGTCGTACTCGCTATCAGTGGCGATGTCAATTCCGCTCAAGGCTGCGTTGGCCAATATTTTTCTACCGACCTCGCTAGAATTCAAACTCAAAAAAGCGTCCTGCAATTTTAGTAAATCCTCTTTTGATATCGTTTTTTTTGCCGCCCATGGAAGGTGCGGCATTTGTTCACTTTTGCCAATAAATTTCATCTTTTCCACATCGACTTTCTTTTTAACTAGTGGGAGTGTCAGCACTGCATCGCCGACGCCGGCAGCGTCTGCCTGTTTAAGGTATGATCCAAAGCTTGCATTTGGTGGGTTTTTTGCGAAGTGTTCTTCGTATTCGCCGGACTTAAGTCCTGCGCGTCGTAAGAGTACCGTATTGACCATAGGTATAGGAAATATAACCCACCTTTACTCGTCTGAACGCCAGTATCAATCATCAAATCCAGCGAGCCAAAACCCCATTCGCTTCGACAAAAGTGACCTACAGTAGAGAAATCAGCATCGAGTGGTGCCATATGCGTGTCTATTTCCGACGTTGTGGCTGTGTAGAGAGCGCAACAGCCAAGCGGGGCCGCTTCACCTACAAGACAAAGGAATACGCGATAGGGGGGATTAACTGAAATCGAATCCGTCAGGGAGTCGGGCGGGTGCCCGTGGTGGTGCTCTGGTGGGTAGGCCCGGGTGTTTAAGGATCTTGGCGATGGTCGGTGGGTCTTCAATAGAACAATAGATTTTGCAATGACTCCGCCACAAAAATTATAGATTATTACCTTAAAAAGGAAATACCACCTCTTTCACATATTCATCATGAGTATGTAGATGATAAGGCCCACCTTGGCGAATTCTTGTACGAGAGCAGCAACTACTAGGAATTATTAGTAGACCCAGTTGGAATAAAAAAGTGTTTAGTACGAAGACAAATTTTTGGCAAAACCAGTTCAGTTTGAGCTTGCTGGTTTGATTAAAACCAATCCGGGCGGGGTTCGCGCGCGGAAAATAGCCGGCTCAGGTTATATAGTTCTTATTCAACATGATGCAATCGGTCTCTACCAGAACCGGAAAATGCCCGGCATTATTCGGAACAAATGCACTCAATACAAAGCCAAACTCCTCGTAGCGTGTCAATGCTTCACGGTAGTCTACCGATTGCTCATATAATCGCTTAACTGCAAGCTCGCTTTGCAGTCCGATAAACTGATCAAGAATCTCTTTGGAATGCTCTAGAATCATGACGTCGTAGCCTTGTGTATCAAGTTTCAAAAACGGCGACCTAATATCATGCTCGCTACGCAATCTCTCAAAAAACGATGTCAGAGTCTCGGTTTTGACAGAGACAGTGTTTTGAACCTGATTCTCATCCCTGAACTGTTCTATGTCATCATGGCGCGGTCGGCTAAGTGAGGAATATTGGGAGACATGCATGATGTTCAATTCTTGTTCGCCGTTTTCCGAGGAAAGGGCCTGTTCACATACTACCCACAAGGGGTCACTAGACGAAAGCTCTCGCAATCGCGCTGCGGCGTCCGGTATTGGCTCGATTGAAACGATCAGACCCTTAAACCCAACCTTTTTTCGCAGCATTTGCGCATACTGGCCGTAATTAGCTCCAACATCTATCACGCAATCGATATCATACGTGTTAAAAAATCGTCGCAGATAATCCCGCTCCCAATAGCGGTACATCACACGCATGTCCATCATCCGCGTATTTTTCACCATCCGCCCCAGACGGCTAAGGATATTTCTACTCACAGCATACCTCTTCCGCAAAAAGTATTAACGTTACACATTAAAGCTATTTAATTCAAATAAAAGGGATAGGAAATACTATCAAATCTTTTACAGTCCGGCGCGAATCAAACATCAAAATTGACGTGTTCAAACGACGCGCACTTTGACTAGCGAGATCTTTTGAAAACGAAGATACCTCAAAATAAGCACTCTAAGTGTCGGCTTTGTAAATCTTGGTGAAATACGTTACCTATGCGGGTTAAGCATTCTTTTTAGCCAATTCTCCCAGGCAAGCGGTTGGCTTTATCAATTAAATGCATTGAAATCATTCAATTCAGTCGAATCTAGGCGCTTTTTGCCTTGCATCGATACCATATTGGTATTAACACTACAAATAACAGCATAGCTCGATTTTAGTCTATGTGCTTTATCCGGCTAGCAGTAGTTGGAGTTTCTCAATCTGATAATAAAGGAAAGCCATGAAGCAGTCCGCTAATCCCTTGCAGTCATTTGGTGACAACCCAACCGAAATTAGAAAAACCGGCCACTATACAGAAGAATATGTAAAAAGCTTCGTAGAGAAGTGGGACGAGCTCATTGATTGGGAACGACGCTGGGAGAGCGAGGGTAGTTTTTTCATTGAACAGCTACGCAACTATGGCGTGAAACGCGTGCTTGATGTTGCTACTGGCACAGGATTTCACTCCGTACGTCTACTCCATGCCGGATTCGATGTTGTCAGCGCCGATGGTAGCCCTGAAATGTTGGCACGGGCCTTCAAAAATGCGCGCGATCACGGCTATATACTGCGTACCGTTCAAGCCGACTGGCGCTGGTTAAATCGCACAATCCACGAACAATTCGATGCCGTTATTTGTCTCGGTAATTCTTTTACACACATCTTCAAGGAACACGACCGACGCAAGGCGCTTGCAGAATACTATGCAACACTCAATCATGATGGTATTTTGATTCTCGATCAACGCAACTATGACTCGATATTAGACGAAGGTTTTTCTACCAAACACAAATACTATTATTGTGGTGACGAAGTTTCGGCAGAGCCTGAACATATCGATGAAGGGCTTGCGCGCTTTCGTTACAAATTTCCCGATGACTCGGTTTTTCATCTCAATATGTTTCCCCTGCGCAAGAAGTACCCCCGCCGTCTGATGCACGACGTCGGTTTCCAGCATATTGAAACATACGGAGACTTTCAGGAGACGTTTAAAGCCAATGAACCGGATTTTCTGGTACACGTGGCGGAAAAAACCTATCGCGATGCAGAAAAAATTGCTGATGAACTCGCAAGAGATAAGGACTAGTAAGTATGAGTGAAGCATATTCTGAAGTCGTTAATATCGCTCGCGACTACTACAATAGCGAAGACGCGGATAATTTTTACACTATCATTTGGGGCGGAGAAGACATTCATATTGGCCTATATGATGACGTGGATACTCCGATTATTGATGCGAGTCGTCGCACGGTTGAGTATATAGCCAGCAAATTGTCTCTCACACCGGCGCAACAAGTTTTAGACATAGGATCGGGCTACTGTGGCGCAGCACGATATTTGAGCACGACTTTTGGTTGCCGCGTGACTGCGTTAAACCTGAGTGAAAAGGAAAATCAACGCGCACGAGATCTCAATCATTCACAAGGACTGGATGGCTTAATCCAGGTCTTAGACGGAAATTTTGAAAACATTCCGGTAGAGCACGATAGTTTCGATGTTATCTGGTCGCAGGATGCGATTCTGCATAGCGGTCAAAAGGAACAAGTCATGCGCGAAGTCTCGCGAGTACTCAAACCCGGTGGCGTATTTGTATTCACTGATCCAATGCAGGCAGACGACTGTCCGACCGGAGTTCTGCGGGCCGTACTTGATCGCATTCATCTCGATAGTCTGGGTTCCTTTTCGCTCTATCGCCAACTGGCCAATCTATACGGCTTAAGGGAAAAAGAGATTGAAAACCTGACCCCGCAGTTGGTCAAACACTATACCCGGGTACAGCAGGAATTGGTAAAACACCGTGACGACCTGGCCGGCAAAGTCTCTGAGAATATATAGAACGCATGATCAAAGGCCTTGGCCACTGGATAGACGCAGGCAAAAGCGACTATTTGTCCTCGGGAATTATGTTGTTCGAAAAACCTGGCCAGTAATAGGAGTCTCGGTCCTTGAAAAACTGGCGCTACCAGCGCAATGGCAAAATAGTCTTTGATCTCACCCCGTGGGTATTTGGTCTCTCATTCTGGTTAAATTTTTCATTGTCATCGCAAGTATCAGCATTCTTGAAGAACTAGCGACAAGTTTTTCAAATGTCCAAGCCTGGATTGCAAACAATACCGGATGGTTTTTCGTCCTGGCCAGTAATCTCATCCTGGCCTTTATGATCTATATCGCATTAAGTCGGTTTTCACATGTGCGCCTGGGCGGCGAAAAGGCCGAACCCGAATTCAGTCGTCCAGGCTGGTTTGCGATGTTGTTTAGTGCAGGCATGGGAATCGGTCTATTGTTTTATAGCGTAGCGGAACCGATGTATCACCTTATGTCCCCCCCCCACGGCGCCGATATTTTTTCCGCAGCGGCGGCAGAAGACGCAATGGCAACGACTTTTTTACATTGGGGACTACACGCCTGGGCCATCTATGCACTGGTCGGTCTGGCACTGGCCTATTTTGCTTATAACCAAAAACAACCGCTAAGAGGTATAGGAAATATAACCCACCTTTACTCGTCTGAACGCCAGTATCAATCATCAAATCCAGCGAGCCAAAACCCCATTCGCTTCGACAAAAGTGACCTACAGTAGAGAAATCCGCATCGAGTGGTGCCATATGCGTGTCTATTTCCGACGTTGTGGCTGTGTAGAGAGCGCAACAGCCAAGCGGGGCTGCTTCGCCGACACGGCAAAGGAATACGCGATGAAAGGGATTAACTGAAATCGAATCCGTCAGGATGTCGGGCGGGTGCCCGAGGTGGTGCCCTGGTGGGTAGGCCCAGGTGTTTAAGGATCTTGGCCATGGTCGGTAGGTCTTCAATGGAGGCGATGATCTTGAGATGTCCCTGGCAGTGGGGACATGTGTGAATGTCGATATTGAAGACGCGCTTGAGTAAACGCGCCCATTGGACAAGGATGTCCAGGTGCCGAGAAGCACAAGGATGTGCGAGAGCGGCCAGGATATGTGTTGCCTGGGTGTTGGCGCCAGGGCATCCTGATCAGTTGCGCTTCCCGAATCGCTATCTGTTGAATGTGGCACGACGAGTGGACGCAGTTTGGCATTCGGTGCTAACACACCAAAGTATCGAATGAGATTGAGCCGGGGGCGAGGTACCAGCGCGGCCAGTTTCTGCAGGAATTCCAGCGGCGTCATCACAATATGGGTGGTGCCATCCTTGTATGGGCTTTTCAGTTTAAGCACCACATCGCCATTTTGGCGAATCTTGATTCGTTCGTTGGCTAGGGCAGGGCGTGTTATATAGCGACACAATCGTTCGAGTTTTTGCCGATCCGTTGGCGCGCAATAGGTGTTGGCGTGCAGGTTGAAGCCCTGGTGGTTTACACAACGGTCTCCGGGAACTTCCCCTTTATTCCTTTGTTATTTAACTTTCATCATGATCAAAATGTTTTCTAAATATTTTGATCTTTTCTACCATATGCTTTTTCTGTTCATCATTTAGCGATGCATGAAATACAGCCAGCTTTTCTATAACGCCCGGCGACACTTTTTCTACCGTCATTTTATGATGATTTACCATTCCCAGTAAAACATTCTGGTCCAGTTCTGGTTTTTCTATCTCTGCGATCAAGTCATCAATCATTTGCTGCTTGTACGCTTTATGCTCTGCATGGTGCTGCATGATTTCATCTTTTACCGCTTCGAGCTTACTGCGCTGATCTTCGTTTAGATCCATTTTCTTACTGATCTTGTGAACAATGTAATCTGCTTTATCTTCTGGCGAGTGATGACGTGTACATCCGCTAAGGAATAATGTACCTATTCCGGCTAGAAGTGCAAACGGTATGAATAATTTACGAAATTTCATAGAATTTATCCTCTTTGGTTAGTGACAGGATAATCATATGAAATCGCCGCTGGAAGAGCTTTTCTGAAAGGTTATAATTTGTTACAAATTGTAAACAGCTTCTCAGACACCTAAATTCAGTAAGCGCCAATATTTGCAACATGGGTAATAAAAAGTGTGAGCAAGCTTACACTCAATCTGCTTATCCATGCCTATAATATTTATACATTATCAGATAATGGGGAACACTATAGTGGCTGCATACATGTATAGAATAAAAAAAGGTAAAGTTCATGCTTCTGGAAGTGCCGTAATAGAAGATCGAGGATATTTGTATAGAGCAGCTTCCGCTGGTGATAAGAATTTTCTCTTTAGTGAGAGAGGCGCCGGGGTTGATGAAATGGCCCTGGTTGGAACTCGGCAGG
This genomic window contains:
- a CDS encoding FkbM family methyltransferase, which translates into the protein MSRNILSRLGRMVKNTRMMDMRVMYRYWERDYLRRFFNTYDIDCVIDVGANYGQYAQMLRKKVGFKGLIVSIEPIPDAAARLRELSSSDPLWVVCEQALSSENGEQELNIMHVSQYSSLSRPRHDDIEQFRDENQVQNTVSVKTETLTSFFERLRSEHDIRSPFLKLDTQGYDVMILEHSKEILDQFIGLQSELAVKRLYEQSVDYREALTRYEEFGFVLSAFVPNNAGHFPVLVETDCIMLNKNYIT
- a CDS encoding class I SAM-dependent methyltransferase, with protein sequence MKQSANPLQSFGDNPTEIRKTGHYTEEYVKSFVEKWDELIDWERRWESEGSFFIEQLRNYGVKRVLDVATGTGFHSVRLLHAGFDVVSADGSPEMLARAFKNARDHGYILRTVQADWRWLNRTIHEQFDAVICLGNSFTHIFKEHDRRKALAEYYATLNHDGILILDQRNYDSILDEGFSTKHKYYYCGDEVSAEPEHIDEGLARFRYKFPDDSVFHLNMFPLRKKYPRRLMHDVGFQHIETYGDFQETFKANEPDFLVHVAEKTYRDAEKIADELARDKD
- a CDS encoding BCCT family transporter, whose product is MGIWSLILVKFFIVIASISILEELATSFSNVQAWIANNTGWFFVLASNLILAFMIYIALSRFSHVRLGGEKAEPEFSRPGWFAMLFSAGMGIGLLFYSVAEPMYHLMSPPHGADIFSAAAAEDAMATTFLHWGLHAWAIYALVGLALAYFAYNQKQPLRGIGNITHLYSSERQYQSSNPASQNPIRFDKSDLQ
- a CDS encoding SUMF1/EgtB/PvdO family nonheme iron enzyme produces the protein MNSGSLKKMQYSVLFLPLVLLVLSACNIEVSTPWSSRVYADAGPDQSVPVNAVVTLGRVNKPLKHYSYKWSAPEFVELSSVSEANPTFVVPEGLANNTRLEFSLVVSTTEGTSKPDKVVITVINTSPTAIISTSKKILLGDILKLDGSQSSDVNSDSLNFYWAVLSEPFGETATIEDERGATTLLSMKVPGIYTVQLTVDDGYEQNSTIFDIEALDYGKFQMVAISGGQFTMGDESGKNFSLERPQLNISVAPFLLNSFETTFELYDRYLVSRGIDPNAIPSLENVQLAINGEAYDEWGRGARPVSNVSWHDIQDFLAWLNSELGFSEEDLYRYRLPSESEWEYAARAGSTSTFSNGDCIDETYANYNGGTSYEYVNSLGENIFCAATSVSNQETLPVGSFKPNEFGLYDMFGNVEEWVQDCMYRYAFKDTTDSKAMNECDSNDGAYIVRGGGVFGNAERMRPASRWFQNGDVRVSTYGFRIARSL
- a CDS encoding PHP domain-containing protein; amino-acid sequence: MQPQFVHLHLHTEYSMVDGIVRVKPLIKRVAEMNMPAVVVTDQSNLFCMVKLYKTAQGAGIKPIIGVTMWIENPKEVAKPFPLVLLCQNNEGYKNLTRLVSKTYQHGQHLGMAILAREWLTAESAKGLIALSNGDRKRWCRGRCAAQQWCCRWCRSNRRVSSRGNQSTMVSIVDIVMAKF
- a CDS encoding phosphate/phosphite/phosphonate ABC transporter substrate-binding protein: MVNTVLLRRAGLKSGEYEEHFAKNPPNASFGSYLKQADAAGVGDAVLTLPLVKKKVDVEKMKFIGKSEQMPHLPWAAKKTISKEDLLKLQDAFLSLNSSEVGRKILANAALSGIDIATDSEYDIIRKLAKEYESYTK